The Anopheles moucheti chromosome 3, idAnoMoucSN_F20_07, whole genome shotgun sequence genome contains the following window.
ACCCCTATTTTACACCGATGGAGTACGCTAGCTAATCTGATTTAGCCATAAATTAACGATTTGCAGGGGTTAATTTTTgtaccaccaacaccaaacaCTTttcgccaccggaaacgggaTCGTGCTGGAATGCGTCGATAATGAACTTCAAAAACAGCACACAGCCCTTTCCTCAGGACCAGAGGCCCAAACACAAGCGATGGCGTAACGTGTGGCATCAAGACCACCCCCCATCCCCTCGAACCTCTCGCACGTGCCACAAATCCGACAAAAGAGCGAATCCGATTCCGCGAGCCATAGAGGGCTCAGTAATGCTTGGGAAAAAGAAGGTTATGTGGCCGGGTGGTACGCGCACTGGTATTGGATGGCTGCACACAGGCAGTCTCCttccgtaccacctgcccaccGCAATTGAAGCAGCCtttgcattttattgcttCTTTCATTGCAAACGACCCGGGGCCGAAGtggagaagaaggaaaaaaaaggcgaatCAAACCAGTTATTAACATCGTGTATCAAACGGATTGCGTGAATTCGCTACCCAAACCGGACATTAGGAGGGATGGCGGTGGAGGTTAGGTGTACGAAAATGCACTTGCAGTCTACATGCAAGTGCATGGTGTTCACTTGAGCTTCATTCCTCTCCCCATCCCCTCCCGCGTATCAGCCTCATTCCTTCACCACGTGTATGAGAAGCTTAAGAGTGGCTGAGGCCGTTAGTTAAGGCAACCTTGACGTTCAAAAACGAGTCTCGTGCCCTCATCGTTTGGAAAGGCTCGCAAGTGGTGCCCTCCTTACAGAATAGATGTTTTGCCGGTACCTTTACAAGATTtgtcaccacacacacacaaactcccGTAAAAGGATAAGCAAGCGTACGGCTTTGGTGAATTTGTTCCAACACCTTGAAGCTTTGCAGAAGATTTGCAGCCGAAGGATTTTGCAGACTCACCTTAAACTTATCCTTCACGATGCCGGACGTGTAGAGATAGATGCTGATGTCCTCATCCGGACAAACGTCCTGCCCGTTGCCGCGCTTCCACACGCAATCCTCCCGCGTCGTGTTGAACAAGTCCGGATCGCCCAGGTAGAGGGCCTGCGCCAGTAGATGCTGTGCCTGGGCGTCTATAAATTGGTCTtgcggttggttttttttgcgtattgttttttttttttgagggtgggtttttttttattttgccgtGGGgaagtgtgtgttgttttggggGGAAGGAttcatgtgtttgttttccaccacGAAAAACCGTAAGACGTATAAAACCAGATCGAATCATATGCTTTCACAGTTTGGAAATCGAATGATAACGACGGGGTGCGGTGCTGGGTGGGGTGCGAAGGTGAGACGAGAAAATGGTGCATCTATCATGATTGTGATGAGCATTAATGAGCATTGCAGACAAAGAACATATGGTAATGTACTCGAAAAAAACAATGGGGTGAGCTTGcgtgagttttcttttttttaaggaACGGCATTAGgaagcagagagagagagagagtaacaGAGAGCGAAGAGGTGTCCACATTGGTAAGATGTGTTCTAAAACAGTTCTAATCATCATTGTGCCCAGTTAAAGGTGACAAAATGATAAACAATAGATAGAAGTCAAGTGTGTTTGATTAGGAAAAGTCGGAAAATGcatcaccacacacacacatatatactTGCATGCGAGCATAGATATTGAGAACAAGTCTCAAAGGGATGTTCGTTTTAGTAGCCTGCGCAGTAATAGTGAtgaaaaagaggaaaattagtatccatggaaacgttattgGCAAAAGCCCACCGGCATGTGGCGCCTACTGTGCTTACAGTGTGGATAGTGCGTACATTACGACTTCGGCTAGTAACCGTGAACCGTGAAAGTGATCGACTTCCTCACATGCACTTGTGCACATAGTGATGCACGCATAAtaacacactcgcacacacacacagaagcgATATGATTCGTGTCGttggttttctattgtttgGTTCTTGTTCTGTACTtgttgtgcgtttgtgttAATTAACACGCTGCCATTGTAGTCTCCATTTGGGAGATGCTTGTTCGGAGCTTAAGTGATTCAATTTCATCTTTGTGTTGAGAGTGGTTGTTGTCAAGAAATTGATGTTAAACACGACAAAAATGTTAATGATTTTCCATGCAaaaggggttcgtcgcttgatgAATTGAAGTCACCCGCAcataaaacacatacacactcgtTGGCTTTCTTGGGGCAGATCTCTGTACGTAGGACTTCCTACCATTTACTCACTACAATGCATCCTCTCGCTTTCCTGGATGATGGTATGGAATACTGACACAATGACTCAAATAGAGGAGGAGGTCACTTACAAATCATTACACCGCCGCTAATCAGCATCGAGCTGAGGATGATCTTCACTAACAGCACCATTCTGAagcccaaacacacacacactcccctTTTCTACCGACACTGACTACCAGCTGACCAATATAGCACCGTGTGTCTATCACGTTTTCGGCTGGACAATCCAAGCCCTGGCAAGCGACTAACCAACCGTCGGTCTGCACAATTGCTACCAAGCCACAACTGCAGCCTACCAAAGTCGGTCGCGGGCCGGTCGGCTAGGTTTCACCCCGCTGCTTGCTTCGCTCATCCTATCGAGAGTACCATAACGCCCTGCCCATGACAGGGTCTGCACACGCGGCCATGAGCCATGAGCGTTCATCGTGCCATCGTGTGCTGGTAGCGATGAATGTCTCGCATTTGTGTTCACGCAAACCACGATGATTTTTTGCGATGGTTTAAACCGTTAGATGCAACATATTGCTCACACACCGGGGCTAGGGTTGGAGGCTGTATAATGGCAGATAATTGTGGTTGATAAATTCATTAGAACGATAACGAGCGGTTGACAGTttgggtggtggaaaatgatgAGAAACAAGCGAAAACTCAAAGGGGAAGTGTCAAGAGCGTTTGTAATTATCGATCGGCATGTCAATGTCGGTGTGTTCCGATGGTTCTAACAAAGACCCGAGATGGATTCTGTACAGGTTtatcgttttcatttttttttaaatttaatttgatattATATCATATTTCTAGTTTTCATAACATCTTATTAATCATACAAACGTCGTACGTTTTGTTCTCCTGTTCATAATTTAAAGCTAAATAAGGTTAAAGGGACACTATGCCGAGGAAAGCCATAAATTTCATCTAAATATTACAACATGgaacaaacataaaacgtCTCCATCCCCAAGCGAACAATGGACGTGTAAAGTGTGGAGCTTGGTTTTgctaataaattaaaacgCTTCATTAGAAATACCACAAATTAGCCGTTGAGTAACTGGGATGGCTTCTTCACAGAAGGGACAAAAACAAAGTGCACCCAAGGAAGCTACTTCAAATGTCACACCGATGTCGTCACTGCTATTACTAGTCCAGGCACGTTTCTTCAGGCTCTTTGGCTGAGCGAGGGTTCGTTGCCTATATTCAACACCCGGTTGAAGTCTCTTCATACGGTAAACGGCTGCGAATGAACACCTTGCCGGatgaacacacacaaaaaaagctcaaaTTCAACTGCATCGAATGTAATGCATGCATGACCCAGAATTTGAATACCAACGTTGTAGAACACTGAAGGGGGTTGTAAATTGATACAGTTCCGCCTTCTTTTGGAAAACCACATACATGTTTCACACATACAAGTGCTCTTgtactagaaaaaaaaatacaacttgTCCTTAATTTCGGTCGAATCAAACACGAAGCGTATCGTTACGATTAAATGGTGTGTATTTACAGCGATAAAGCAAGCTTATGGTCTAGTCGAGCTATGTTGTTGTTCGTTGTTTGTTAAATTCTACTCTGTTCCTTGTTTAATACTGGTATTTGTAAAACCAAATGCTTCTCCTCTCCGAATTGCAATGCACCTCGCATCACTGTACATGTTTCGTTCCCTTCAACTCCACCCAATTCGATCAGTTAAACGGACAGTTCATGGTTTGCTCCATATGCACACAGTATCCTCCAGTGACACTGCAATAAAAGTAGTTGTTTTAAGTAAATAGATTGTTAACTAAAtgctttaaattaattcaacGCATGATCATACTTTCCCGGTGTGTCCTGCCCGACGGTAAGCCATTTCATACGCACTCGGTTCGACTTCACGAAGGGTATCCGATTGTCGGGAACGCATCCGGACGGACATCGGAACGCTCGCATCGGTCTGGCCGCTAGAATCGCGTTGGCCAGATAGCATACGCTCAAAAAGTGACTACATCGAGCTTGTTCTGCAAGATGAGAAATaaggttttgttgttatttaatcGTCGctcttttcaaaacaaaacaaagcttcGTACTTATTCGGTCACCCTCACAGTACGGCTGCACCTGTCCACCGTTGATGCAAAAGTCCACCCGGCCGGTAAATGAGCTTTGCCCAAGTAAACCGGCATTTGTGTGTATAATCTGCACCGAGCGCGCATCTTCTCGCGTTAGGCGAAACTTTTTCGACGCGTGCTTCTCAATCAATGGCCGTGCGGGGTCTAGACCTGAGAAAAAGGAGAATACGCAATAAATTACTGTCCAGCAATAAAAAGAGAACTTATAACAGTACCAATAATTTTGTATTGCTTCTTCGTCAGATGGTTGCTCATCATCCCACATATGTGGGCACCGAGCGAATGGCCCACGCATGTTATCTGCTTGCTGGTACAGCCGGCAAACGTAAGGAAGGAATAAAGCTGCAAAATAGCAATGCATTTTTCGATGAAATTATTGGCCCAAGGATTGATTGGTGGTGGTTGCTCACGTTATACCTGTGCGGTACATTGCGCCACCAGCTTTGTGTTGGATAGGGAGGAAAAATAGCACGGATACTGCGACAGCACCTCCCAGTCGACTGCGAAAACGTTGAACTTGCGCGAAAGGTAGgctgtggaaaataaaaacaaaccaacttTGTGAAAAGCTCGCGAAAGCTTCCACCGCAACGCTTCACACGGTGGATGAAGCGTTTCACTGTGAATTGAAgcgttttctttccatttttcgaGTGATTTGAACGGGGGGGTTTTATTTAAGGgttgttgaataaatagttAACGTTTATAGTGGAAAGGAAATGATACTGTTTTTAAGTATAAATACCATCTTTTAGGAACATGATATGCCGGCTCGTCTGTGTTCCATTGAACCCGTGGATGATTATCGCCGTCTGTTGGTTCGTTTTGAAGCCGACCTTGAAGATGGACTTTGGTTCGTTCATATTGATGATTCTGCCTTTCCGAAAGGTGCTGGGAATtgcaggggaaaaaaacaatgcaaatgAGACGAAATTTAGTAAAGTAGACGATTAACATGTTAGAGCGTTTCATCGACACGAATAGGAAGCGTAACGAAGTGAGGAAAATTGTACCGCACAAGATGGAATCGGTTCGACGGAGTTTTCGGTTGGCACGTTTATGGCATTATCATTACCCACCGCAATGGAGCAGAAACGTCACCAAACCTTCTCCTTGGCTGTATGtaaatgagaaagaaaaaaagcgaaacacacAGGCGGTAACGTGTGCAGCAACACGCGATCGAAAAACATCTTCCAACGCCGGAAGTAACAGGGTGGCTGGCGGTGCCACCGGAAGTGGaacagtggaaaacaaaagctttGCTCACTTTTTTTCACGCGTAGCGAGTGAGGGTAAATTGCAGACAATCAGCGCGACGAACGACGCTTGTAATTGTTATTAGAAGATTATCGTGTGCTTTCGCCTACCTTAGGTGCTACCAAGCGTTTAGTTGCGTTGTTATTAAAGATCTGCCaccaggtggtgatggtgtgtgcaaataaatattaatatccAACACAAAGGAAACAACTCCTGTCAACGACGACCACGAGTTGAGATTTTCGTGTCTGTGCCGTACACAAAAGGAAGGAAGTTGATCGGTCTGCTCGAGCGTTTGTATTGTGTAATTGTCTTCTAGCGCGCCGGGAAAGATAGgaagaattaattaattacacaTTAGCGGCGAAAGCTGAAGTACCTGCATATGCTGACTTCCTCACCGTTGCAATCCGTTTGAAAGGCGTGAAGGTGaaccacaataaaacaaaaccacactcaTGTGCTACGATCGCTGCAAAACATTTTCTCACAGCTGATTCCGGGCATGCGCCTACGAGCGGGAAGGGATAATTTTCCAACCCCGTATCTGGATCGGTAGATTGATCGCGTTGCAAATCAGGTGATGAAAAGTGGGTCCCAGATCGATGGTTATGACTCAATTTAAAACGTATCAGTTCAGGGGTGCAGCAGTGTTTCTTCCAGTGTCACCAATTTCCTGCTACCGACCGATCAACGACGAGGTTCGTTCCTTCTGACTTTCACTTTTCCACAGGTCGCGATCTGTTGCCCCCGGTTAAGCTCCCGGTTAATTATGATGATGTAAGCCACATTTGCTAGATGGATGGTGTTGATGGATAGGAATTTCATACAGAATGCAGCCCGGTAGCGGTTGTAAATGCTTTTGCTTTCATCTAACGCGGGAACATACGAGACTCTTAAACCGCACGAAACAGCGACATTACGAGAAAAACTCTTGGGTAGATATTCCAAGTGAAAGAAAGAAGCACACAAACATAGAAATGTGCCACCGTTGCGGTACTGtatgcagcggcggatcaaacggtaggcggagtaggcggtcgcctagggcctcgccgtgttcggggccccaaaaaatttgtgccaattgtgcgatttttgaaaattttacagtagcgttaatttaaagcaaaaaaaaaattaattcaaaaggTAACAAATCGATCAAacatatcttccttggttgtataaaacatttgtttctatgtgataaatttaatgcagagaagaatatcgactttgtgactttaaagtataaacgaaattgcaccaatatttctgaatgtatagtaccagaggagcatccacggaagaggtagcacctagtacagcaattttggacgaaaaccgccgaaaggtatgcaatgtttaaacactaactttttcgtttttcgtgaaaaatttcttcgaaaactaccagtttccgaatttaaagtaccaggagagcatccatggaagaggtaactcctagtactgcgccgtaaggtatgcaatgtttatacactaactttgcaaccaactgcgcaatgcgccgtaaggtatgcaatgtttaaacactaactttccatacaaaccagctgttttgagatttccgataccaggagagcatgtctctcaagaggtgaccctcagacactcaggcactcagtcactcagtcactcatgagtgccagtcactcatgagggccggtcactcatgagtgccagtcactcatgagtgccggtcactcatgagtgccggtcactcatgagtgccggtcactcatgagtgccggtcactcatgagcgtcggtcactcatgagtgaccggcactcatgagtgactgagtgactgagtgcctgagtgtctgagggttACCTCTtcagagacatgctctcctggtatcggaaatctcaaaacagctggtttgtatggaaagttagtgtttaaacattgcataccttacggcgcattgcattgcaagttggttgcaaagttagtgtataaacattgcataccttacggcgggtttcgagcaaaattgctgtacaaggtgctacctcttccgtggatgctttcctggtatcggcaatctgaaaaacgctggtttgtatggaatttcgtaccagccgacgggaagtttgagcgtgatgaaggatgctttccgtttaaTCCATCTTCGTaaaccgtaaagtaaaccgattgaaaactgtaccttgggcgaaaaatcgtaaaaGGCGTTGGAATAATCAGGAATCGtgaatgtacgtaaatcgtgaTAAatgcgatccaagtagtggcattatggttctccttagcgcataaaaacgtttatatacagactagcttactaggcccatttacagggctacgcaacagaactctgagatgtacgcaagggagctttctttctgAGACTTTGTTGGTGTtattaaatcatgtttgaagtacaactccctaacaccgataatgccgtagcaaatttataggcccccctttaaaaattccgccctgggcctccaaggggattgatcctccaatGACTGTATGTCATCGTTAGCGAAGCCTAAATGCAGTCCCAACCGGGTGCATCTCGTGCGGAGAGAAAGAATGGAgctagtgaagaaaaaaacttaaaGGCACCCCATTTGGTGACTTCAATGCACCGGTAAGCAACGAACCCAAGCGAAGCAAAGCGTACCGTTTTGTCGCAACGCAGCATGAGCTTCACGAAACCATCCTACGGAGACTTTCTTCCGGCGCAGACTTTCTGTTCCGCCTGATCGCGATCGATGTTTGATCGCGCGATCGTGTTAACCTTACCGGTAGGCATATGCAACCGAATGCGACATGTCGCAGTGGAAGGATCACGACTCGCGTGCACCATAAATGGTGTctcgaaatgtttttttttttcgctatgACGCTTTTGTGACACGAtcgggtggaaaatgtgtaAACAAAACTCATCCCATCCTGGGAAACGAAACATGGCGCCGAAGAGTGGGAAGAAAATTTACTGCACATTAACGTTTGAATGTTGAAGAAGATTGCATCGTTAAGGGTTTCTGCAGGAAAAATCTCCCACACTAATGCCACCAGGTGAAGAAGGTGATATGGGTtctgttttattcattttttggtATTTGCAAGCTTCATTCCGCTCATGAAATGAAAAGTTAAAAATGTCACGTGctgttacgttttttttttctccatacCAGATAGGTCGGGTAAACCAAAATTTCTGTGTCATAATGCAAATATGAAAcgatgaaaatgtgtttggaaatgaaagaaaagaaCAGCTGCTAAGTGTGTTCCATGATTAACAGACAACCCTACCGTGAAATATAGCACTGATCGATACAGTTATCTCTCGAAAAGCTAGCTAGAATCAAGCAGCTGGAGAAGAATACTGAATGGTAACATAAAAGAGAAGAGGAAAATTAAAGAAGCCCTACACTGTGCTCTACCATATGATTATGAGGATTATTAAAACGGTCCACTTGAAAGATGATAAACGGTTCGCTACGACATGGTAGAAGTATCAGACGGGAGGTGAATTATGCTGCAAAGATGCTTTCCAAGACAAACAATATGCCCTTGGTGTGCCACATTTGTGGTTGGCAGGGAGAAGTGAATATATTTACACATCATTTTGCACCACTACGGATCATAAAACCCATTCAACCTTCGTT
Protein-coding sequences here:
- the LOC128301576 gene encoding phospholipase A1: MRLLFGALTVLSVLAGMGGAIFQGGVLDLNFFRCMWTKNYECPHEDIKFFLYTPTFRKGRIINMNEPKSIFKVGFKTNQQTAIIIHGFNGTQTSRHIMFLKDAYLSRKFNVFAVDWEVLSQYPCYFSSLSNTKLVAQCTAQLYSFLTFAGCTSKQITCVGHSLGAHICGMMSNHLTKKQYKIIGLDPARPLIEKHASKKFRLTREDARSVQIIHTNAGLLGQSSFTGRVDFCINGGQVQPYCEGDRIKQARCSHFLSVCYLANAILAARPMRAFRCPSGCVPDNRIPFVKSNRVRMKWLTVGQDTPGNVTGGYCVHMEQTMNCPFN